One part of the Blastocatellia bacterium genome encodes these proteins:
- the recO gene encoding DNA repair protein RecO, protein MKVMALHTTDAYVLRTYALAEADKICIFLTRDMGKIRGVAHGARKMKSRFGSALEPFTQVSLTFFQKEGRELMSVSGCEIVHSQFHVAARSVEIASAFSYLAELLNEFLPDNEPNERLYRLLTAALEAIEQGSDLGRVLRYFETWLLRLTGYFPDTTLCAACGEAIGAGEPTYLTIEGAPRCQACSGGRGAAVEAEQRAIIGEMFSTHPSAFARRPFRAEHLTRIGDINYQIIRHALERDLRSRALL, encoded by the coding sequence ATGAAGGTGATGGCTTTACACACGACCGATGCTTATGTGCTGCGCACCTACGCGCTGGCGGAGGCCGATAAGATCTGTATCTTCCTGACGCGCGACATGGGGAAGATACGCGGCGTCGCGCACGGCGCGCGCAAGATGAAGAGCCGCTTCGGCTCGGCGCTCGAACCCTTCACGCAGGTTTCGCTGACCTTCTTTCAAAAAGAAGGGCGCGAGCTGATGAGCGTGTCGGGCTGCGAAATCGTCCACTCGCAATTTCATGTCGCGGCGCGCAGCGTTGAAATCGCCAGCGCGTTCTCTTACCTGGCCGAGCTGCTGAACGAATTCCTGCCGGACAATGAGCCGAATGAGCGGCTTTACCGGCTGCTGACGGCGGCGCTTGAGGCGATTGAGCAGGGGAGCGACCTCGGGCGAGTGCTGCGCTATTTTGAAACGTGGCTGTTGCGGCTAACCGGCTACTTTCCTGATACCACGCTGTGCGCCGCCTGCGGCGAGGCGATTGGCGCGGGCGAACCCACCTACTTAACCATCGAAGGGGCGCCGCGCTGCCAGGCGTGCAGCGGCGGCAGAGGCGCGGCAGTCGAAGCCGAACAGCGCGCTATCATCGGCGAGATGTTCAGCACTCATCCTTCGGCGTTTGCGCGCCGGCCTTTTCGCGCAGAGCACCTGACCCGGATTGGCG
- the larE gene encoding ATP-dependent sacrificial sulfur transferase LarE, with protein MTTNLASLSRSPSSGLEEKEARLRELLRGYGSVIVAFSGGVDSAYLAYVAHDELGSRALAVTGDSASYPTFQRALADQLTRRFGIRHEIIFTEEFNDPNYVNNPPNRCYYCKTELYAKLDELTATRGFAVVCDGTNADDAGDYRPGRQAAREHNVRSPLLECRLTKAEIRELSRRAELPTWDEPASACLSSRVPYGQIVTLEKLSMVDRAEMALKQMGFRQVRVRHHGDIARVEVADVEMPRALDVDMAGQMAAALKALGFKYVALDLEGYRTGSLNETLKQQ; from the coding sequence GTGACCACAAACCTGGCATCCCTGAGCCGCTCGCCGTCAAGCGGCCTCGAAGAAAAAGAAGCACGGTTGCGCGAGCTACTGCGCGGTTACGGCTCGGTGATCGTCGCCTTTTCGGGCGGCGTTGACAGCGCCTATCTCGCCTACGTCGCCCACGACGAGCTCGGGTCGCGGGCGCTTGCGGTGACTGGTGATAGTGCTTCTTACCCGACGTTTCAGCGCGCGCTTGCCGATCAGCTCACGCGGCGCTTCGGCATTCGCCATGAGATTATTTTCACCGAAGAATTCAACGACCCGAATTATGTCAACAACCCGCCGAACCGCTGCTACTACTGCAAGACGGAGCTATACGCAAAGCTTGATGAGCTGACCGCGACGCGCGGCTTTGCGGTGGTCTGCGACGGCACGAATGCTGACGACGCCGGCGATTATCGCCCCGGCAGGCAGGCGGCCCGCGAGCACAATGTGCGCTCGCCATTGCTCGAATGCAGGTTGACTAAGGCAGAGATTCGCGAGCTGTCGCGCCGCGCAGAGTTGCCGACCTGGGACGAACCGGCATCGGCCTGCTTGTCGTCGCGCGTGCCTTACGGTCAGATCGTCACGCTGGAAAAACTCTCGATGGTTGACCGCGCAGAGATGGCGCTCAAGCAGATGGGCTTTCGGCAAGTGCGTGTTCGCCACCACGGCGACATTGCGCGCGTCGAAGTTGCCGATGTCGAGATGCCGCGCGCCCTCGACGTAGACATGGCCGGGCAGATGGCGGCGGCGCTCAAGGCGCTCGGCTTCAAGTACGTCGCGCTCGACCTCGAAGGTTATCGCACAGGTTCGCTCAACGAGACACTCAAGCAGCAATAG
- a CDS encoding methyltransferase domain-containing protein, which yields MDDSKDRWNPEQYERYRDERSQPFFDLMALVEARPAMRVVDLGCGTGELTQVLHNTLKAGETLGLDSSAAMLAKSERLASSNLRFERRDIAEFAAEGEYDLVFSNAALHWLEGHEALLARLTAALRPGGQIAVQMPANNDHPAHLVAVELARQTPFREAMQGYERRWPVLKPEAYAALLYRLGFKKQHVRLQVYGHLLNAREDVVEWVKGTLLTDYEKRLPAELFGEFMRQYRELLFERLEDARPYFYPFKRILLWGRL from the coding sequence ATGGACGATTCAAAAGATAGGTGGAACCCTGAGCAGTACGAACGCTATCGCGACGAGCGCAGTCAGCCGTTCTTCGACTTGATGGCGCTGGTCGAGGCGCGCCCGGCGATGCGCGTAGTTGATCTCGGTTGCGGCACAGGCGAATTGACACAGGTGCTGCACAACACCTTGAAAGCCGGCGAAACCCTCGGCCTGGATTCGTCCGCCGCGATGCTCGCAAAAAGCGAGAGATTGGCGAGCAGTAACTTACGCTTCGAGCGGCGCGACATCGCTGAGTTTGCGGCCGAAGGCGAATACGACCTGGTTTTTTCAAATGCTGCGCTGCATTGGCTCGAAGGTCATGAAGCGCTGCTGGCGCGCCTGACTGCGGCCTTGAGGCCGGGCGGGCAAATAGCTGTTCAGATGCCGGCCAATAACGATCACCCAGCGCATCTGGTCGCCGTCGAGCTAGCCCGGCAGACGCCATTTCGCGAAGCGATGCAAGGCTACGAGCGCCGCTGGCCGGTTTTAAAACCCGAAGCGTATGCCGCGTTGCTTTATCGGCTCGGTTTCAAGAAGCAGCATGTCCGCTTGCAGGTTTATGGTCACTTGCTCAACGCCAGAGAAGATGTTGTGGAGTGGGTGAAAGGCACACTGCTTACGGATTACGAAAAGCGTTTGCCCGCCGAGTTGTTTGGCGAATTCATGCGGCAGTACCGCGAGCTTCTCTTCGAGCGCCTCGAAGACGCCCGGCCATATTTCTATCCCTTCAAGCGTATCCTGCTCTGGGGCCGGCTATGA
- a CDS encoding crotonase/enoyl-CoA hydratase family protein: MSVTVEKSGAVTTVILHRPEVRNAVDRETAESLIEAFGSFEADEEAAVAVLYGEGGTFCAGADLKAIAAGRGNRTEATGDGPMGPSRRMLSKPVIAAIAGYAVAGGLELALWCDLRVVEENAILGVFCRRWGVPLIDGGTVRLPRLIGLSRALDLILTGRAVDAAEALQIGLANRVVPRGTARQAAEALAQEIARFPQTCLRGDRLSAYEQFDLSWIDALANEFKHGLAALDKETVAGATRFASGAGRHGTFNDEKDRSS, encoded by the coding sequence ATGTCCGTTACAGTCGAAAAGAGCGGCGCGGTCACCACCGTCATTCTTCACCGCCCCGAGGTGCGCAATGCTGTTGATCGAGAAACCGCTGAATCACTGATCGAGGCTTTCGGCAGCTTCGAGGCGGATGAAGAGGCGGCGGTCGCGGTGCTCTATGGCGAAGGCGGGACGTTTTGCGCCGGGGCCGATTTGAAAGCCATCGCCGCGGGCCGCGGCAACCGCACCGAAGCGACCGGCGATGGCCCGATGGGGCCTTCAAGGAGGATGCTAAGCAAGCCGGTCATCGCCGCAATCGCCGGGTACGCGGTGGCCGGCGGGCTTGAGCTGGCCTTGTGGTGTGATCTGCGCGTCGTCGAAGAGAATGCCATTCTCGGCGTCTTCTGCCGTCGCTGGGGCGTCCCGTTGATTGATGGCGGGACGGTGCGGCTGCCGCGCTTGATCGGTCTGAGCCGTGCGCTCGATTTGATCCTCACAGGGCGAGCGGTTGACGCCGCCGAAGCCTTGCAGATCGGTCTGGCCAACCGCGTGGTGCCCAGAGGCACGGCGCGGCAGGCTGCCGAAGCGCTGGCGCAAGAGATCGCCCGCTTCCCGCAAACCTGTCTGCGCGGCGACCGGCTCTCGGCTTACGAGCAATTCGATTTGAGCTGGATAGATGCGCTCGCCAACGAGTTCAAGCACGGCCTCGCGGCGCTAGACAAAGAGACCGTGGCGGGCGCAACGCGGTTTGCCAGCGGCGCAGGCCGCCACGGCACATTTAATGATGAGAAAGACAGGTCGTCATAG
- a CDS encoding LemA family protein → MGGCSTYNGLVGKRNAVKNEFSNVDVQLQRRADLIPNLVNTVKGYAKHEEQVFGEIADARSRLLNAKTVDEKADANAQVSSALGRLLVLTENYPNLKADQQFMRLQDELAGTENRIAVARRDYNAKVLDYNNSRQRFPSVIFANVMGFQQEPEFKADPSSREAPKVDFNK, encoded by the coding sequence ATGGGCGGTTGTAGCACCTATAACGGCCTGGTGGGAAAACGCAATGCCGTCAAGAATGAATTCTCGAACGTTGACGTGCAGCTTCAGCGCCGTGCCGATCTGATCCCCAACCTGGTGAATACGGTGAAGGGATACGCCAAGCACGAAGAACAGGTGTTTGGCGAGATTGCCGACGCGCGCTCGCGCCTGCTCAATGCGAAAACGGTTGATGAAAAGGCCGACGCCAACGCTCAGGTGTCGAGCGCCCTGGGCCGCCTGCTCGTGCTAACGGAAAACTATCCGAATCTGAAAGCCGATCAGCAGTTCATGAGGCTGCAAGACGAGCTGGCCGGCACAGAGAACCGCATCGCCGTGGCGCGGCGCGATTACAACGCCAAGGTGCTGGATTATAACAACTCGCGGCAGCGCTTCCCGTCGGTCATCTTTGCCAACGTCATGGGCTTTCAACAGGAGCCAGAGTTCAAAGCCGACCCCTCGTCGCGCGAAGCGCCAAAGGTGGATTTCAATAAATGA
- the hflX gene encoding GTPase HflX yields MADTLATEGIVIRNIEGNVQGLKHNQVQRLEKLYSRRIPPREIVTQEFARQLTELSHEINRQIGVLVNRNGYVEHVVVGNARSIVLPDLKRVRVGETRFRGLRCLHTHLAGEGLTQDDLTDLALLRLDLMAAIDVRPDGLPGVVRAAHLLPADPEATRKTQATSAADADEALTESEPPALWGFLEPRVPSQLDVDFPDLIGSLEEEMARVRHVRSPRDHRDRAILVSVTTSSLGAAHESLDELRELARSADVVVLDAIVQRRQKLDPRSLVGRGKLDELIIRSLQLGADVMIFDQNLTPAQVRAINEATDLKIIDRTQLILDIFAQRAQSREGKIQVELAQLKYMLPRLTGSGTEMSRLMGGIGGRGPGETKLEVDRRRVRDRIHHLEKQIEQIRTSRRVQRARRSRRDLPIISIVGYTNAGKSTLLNQLTQSDVTAEDLMFATLDPTSRRLRLPHDQEVIINDTVGFIRDLPPDLITAFRATLEEMENSDLLIHLVDASSEHVDNQIASVEKILEELHLSEIPRLLVLNKSDLLNADEVENMTRAYNAVAVSALNRDSLMPMVERVGVLLNEALTRRETQGAVEAVEPALTH; encoded by the coding sequence ATGGCTGATACGCTAGCGACGGAGGGAATCGTTATTCGCAACATCGAAGGAAATGTTCAGGGTCTGAAGCACAATCAGGTGCAGCGGCTCGAAAAACTTTATAGCCGGCGCATCCCGCCGCGCGAGATCGTCACACAGGAATTTGCTCGTCAGCTCACAGAGCTGTCGCACGAGATCAACCGCCAGATCGGCGTGCTGGTCAACCGCAATGGCTACGTCGAGCACGTCGTCGTCGGCAACGCGCGCAGCATTGTGCTGCCCGATCTGAAGCGCGTGCGCGTCGGCGAAACGCGCTTTCGCGGCCTGCGCTGCTTGCACACGCACCTTGCCGGCGAAGGGTTGACGCAAGACGACCTCACTGACCTTGCGCTGCTCCGGCTCGACCTGATGGCCGCAATAGACGTGCGGCCCGATGGCTTGCCGGGCGTCGTGCGGGCGGCGCACCTTTTGCCCGCGGACCCTGAAGCGACCCGCAAGACGCAGGCGACTTCGGCGGCGGATGCGGATGAGGCGCTCACTGAATCGGAGCCGCCAGCGCTATGGGGCTTTCTTGAGCCGCGAGTGCCGAGCCAGCTCGATGTAGACTTTCCCGATCTCATCGGCTCGCTCGAAGAAGAGATGGCGCGCGTGCGCCACGTGCGCAGCCCGCGCGACCACCGCGACCGCGCCATTCTCGTGAGCGTCACCACAAGTAGCCTCGGCGCGGCGCATGAATCACTCGATGAGCTGCGAGAGCTTGCGCGCTCAGCGGATGTTGTTGTTCTTGACGCCATCGTGCAGCGCCGGCAAAAGCTCGACCCGCGCTCGCTTGTCGGTCGCGGCAAGCTCGACGAGTTGATTATCCGCAGCCTGCAACTCGGAGCCGACGTGATGATCTTCGACCAGAATCTGACGCCGGCGCAGGTGCGCGCCATTAACGAGGCGACCGATTTGAAGATCATTGACCGCACCCAGTTGATTCTCGACATCTTCGCGCAGCGCGCCCAGAGCCGCGAGGGTAAGATTCAGGTCGAGCTGGCGCAGTTGAAGTATATGTTGCCGCGTCTGACCGGCTCGGGCACAGAGATGTCGCGGCTGATGGGCGGCATCGGCGGGCGTGGGCCGGGCGAAACCAAACTCGAAGTTGACCGCCGCCGGGTGCGTGACCGCATTCACCACCTTGAAAAGCAGATCGAGCAGATACGAACGAGCCGCCGTGTTCAGCGCGCCCGCCGCTCGCGGCGCGATTTGCCGATCATTTCGATTGTCGGCTACACCAACGCCGGCAAGTCAACGCTGCTCAATCAACTGACACAGTCCGACGTGACGGCAGAGGATTTGATGTTTGCGACACTCGATCCGACGAGCCGGCGCTTGCGCCTGCCGCACGATCAGGAGGTCATCATCAATGACACGGTCGGATTCATCCGCGATCTGCCGCCGGATTTAATCACGGCGTTTCGCGCCACCCTCGAAGAGATGGAAAATTCCGACTTGCTGATCCATCTCGTAGACGCCAGCAGCGAGCATGTGGATAATCAGATTGCCTCGGTCGAAAAGATTCTCGAAGAGTTGCACCTGTCAGAAATTCCGCGACTTCTCGTCCTCAACAAGTCCGATTTGTTGAATGCCGACGAGGTTGAAAACATGACGCGGGCTTACAACGCGGTCGCCGTCTCGGCTCTGAATCGCGACTCGCTGATGCCGATGGTCGAGCGCGTCGGCGTGCTGCTGAACGAAGCCTTGACTCGGCGCGAGACCCAGGGCGCAGTTGAAGCGGTCGAACCCGCGTTGACCCATTGA
- a CDS encoding RNA chaperone Hfq: protein MNRKLIRPTLAEIREREERNAQQRRNPQPADQNRKRVPPEQTHAESFYYKKQMDNRTPMVIVLQDGEELRGSIEWYDKACIKLHRNDGPNLLVLKHNIKYMYKADESDDNGDDDGAPEE from the coding sequence GTGAACAGAAAATTGATCCGACCGACGTTGGCTGAGATCCGTGAGCGCGAGGAGCGCAACGCCCAACAACGTCGCAATCCGCAGCCGGCAGACCAGAACCGCAAGCGTGTGCCCCCCGAGCAGACTCATGCCGAAAGCTTCTACTACAAGAAGCAGATGGACAACCGCACTCCGATGGTCATCGTCCTGCAAGACGGCGAAGAGTTGCGCGGCAGCATTGAATGGTACGATAAGGCTTGCATCAAGCTGCATCGTAACGACGGGCCGAACCTCTTGGTGCTGAAACATAACATCAAGTACATGTACAAAGCCGACGAAAGCGATGATAACGGCGACGATGATGGAGCGCCGGAAGAATAG
- the pdxA gene encoding 4-hydroxythreonine-4-phosphate dehydrogenase PdxA produces the protein MTRAKDSFDLPPVGITIGDPAGIGPEIALKAVAESHTRATCRPVLIGSAREIQRQAQKLGLPSAYRVLTERAFTQGAPGDWHDEVLICDTGDAGEAVEWGKLSAAAGRSAITAIETAVRLTLAGHLAAIATAPVNKEALKLAGSPFPGHTEMLAALTNTDEVLMCFFAGNLKVFLLTIHVSLADAIRHITQARVEAAIRLADRELRRLGIAQPRIAVAGLNPHAGEHGLFGSEEAREIAPAIEACRNLHHIAASGPFPADTIFVRAARGEFDAVAACYHDQGLIAVKCMAFGEAVNVTLGLPIIRTSVDHGTAFDIAGRGGADHQSLVEAITLAARLAITEMKPSE, from the coding sequence TTGACGCGAGCCAAAGATAGCTTCGACCTCCCGCCCGTCGGCATCACCATCGGTGACCCGGCGGGCATCGGCCCGGAGATTGCCTTAAAAGCCGTCGCCGAGTCGCACACACGCGCCACCTGTCGCCCCGTTCTGATTGGCAGCGCACGCGAGATTCAGCGGCAAGCTCAGAAACTCGGGTTGCCTTCCGCTTATCGTGTGCTGACCGAAAGGGCTTTTACTCAGGGCGCGCCTGGCGACTGGCATGACGAAGTCCTGATCTGCGATACAGGCGACGCGGGCGAGGCCGTGGAATGGGGGAAGCTCAGCGCCGCTGCCGGGCGCTCGGCAATCACGGCCATCGAGACCGCCGTGCGACTGACGCTCGCCGGTCATCTCGCGGCCATTGCGACGGCCCCGGTTAATAAAGAAGCGTTGAAGCTCGCCGGCTCGCCTTTTCCGGGACACACAGAAATGCTGGCCGCGCTGACGAACACTGATGAGGTGTTGATGTGCTTCTTCGCCGGCAACCTGAAAGTCTTTTTGCTGACGATTCATGTCAGCCTCGCCGACGCCATTCGCCACATCACACAGGCGCGCGTCGAAGCGGCGATACGGCTCGCCGACCGTGAGCTGCGCCGCCTCGGTATCGCGCAGCCCCGCATCGCCGTCGCCGGGTTGAACCCCCACGCCGGCGAGCACGGCCTCTTCGGTTCGGAAGAGGCGCGCGAGATCGCGCCGGCTATCGAGGCATGCCGTAATCTGCATCACATCGCCGCCAGCGGCCCCTTCCCTGCCGATACGATTTTCGTGCGCGCGGCGCGGGGCGAATTCGATGCGGTCGCCGCCTGTTATCACGATCAAGGTCTGATCGCCGTCAAATGTATGGCCTTTGGCGAAGCCGTCAATGTTACGCTCGGATTGCCGATCATTCGCACCTCTGTAGATCACGGCACCGCTTTTGACATCGCCGGCCGCGGCGGCGCTGACCACCAGAGCCTCGTCGAAGCCATTACCCTTGCAGCCCGTCTGGCGATAACCGAAATGAAGCCGAGTGAATGA